The Synechococcus sp. BL107 nucleotide sequence AGAACACTTGCAGCCCTTGCAGGCGCTGATCATGGGTCCCCCGGAGGGCGAGCAAACCCTGATCACAAGCAAAAGCAATCGATGGCGAAGCATCGTCAACTGCTTGGTTCGGCTCAAAGGCATCGAGCGGATCAAGATTTTCTTCGGCGGCCAGCTCGCGCGCCAACAAATCTGGATCCAACGCAAGGCTGGCGGGTCCTCGATCCCTTTGTTGGCTGCGGTCTTCCGTCATGACTCGATGTTACGGGACCCGGTCAAATCCCTTGGGTGGTCAACCGACTGGAGCGGGTGCCAGCATGTCACCGGGCAACCAAATCCTGGCGCTGACAGCGAACAGCGCGAGGGCGAATAACAAAACGATCAGTGCTGGAAGCACGGTGGAACGAAAAAAAGACAAGGGCCGATTGATCTTGTTGTTCATTCTGCTGATGGGTGGACAGCAAGCGCTGGCCGACGCAAAAACAGAAACGACACCACCAGCACACTGAGTCCACACCAGCCGGTGATCTGTTGGTGCAACAGGAATCCTCCGGTGCCCAACAATCCGCCGAATAGAAGGCCACATGCCCACACAAAACGCTGGAGCATCACTGGGAAGCTTTCAATCGGAGTGACGTCAAAGCGATGACGTAAATGGGCCCATCCAGGACCCGGCGGTCGCACCTGGCGCACAAATCGCTCAAGCACATCCTCAGATTCCGGAGGAGTGCACAACATCACGGTGAGCCATACGGCAGCGGAAACCCCCGTGATTACGGCCAGACGCACGCCGTAATCATCGATGCGTACCAAGGGTGTGATCGAGGTGAGTACTCCAACGAGAAAGCCGCAGAGCATCGCGGACAATTCAGCAGCAGCATTGACCCTCCACCAAAACCAACGCAACACCAACACAACCCCTGGACCAGAGCCAATCGCGATCACGAGTCGGAACACCGCCCCGATGCTGTTGCTCACTAAGGCCGTGATCACGCCAAGCACGAGTAGCAACACCGTGGTGGCCTGACCAACCAAGAGCAATTCCCGTGGGCCAGCTTGGGGCCGAACAAACCGTTCGTACAGATCATGGGTGAGGTAACTGGCGCCCCAGTTCACGGAGGTACTCACCGTGCTCATAAAAGCGGCAACCAGGGACACCACCACCAGCCCAAGCGCCACAGGTGGCAAAAGATCAATTGCCAGCTTTGGGTAACCAAGCTCTAAATCGACTTGTTCTGGCAAGAGAACAAGCGCAGCTAAAGCCACCACCACCCAGAGCCAGCTGCGAATCAAGTAGTTCACAACCAGAAAAACCCAGCCAGCAAGCCGTGCTTGCTGCTCATCACGGGTGGCCAGCATGCGTTGGATGAACTCACCACCACCATCACTGCGACGAAAACTCCACCACTGCACGGCGATGTAAGCGGTGAACATGGGCACACTGATGCCAGCGCCATCGAGCCAGGTGAAGCCCTTCTCGTCCCACGTCCAAGGAACCAAGGAGAGCAATTCAGGTCGGTTGAGGGATTGAAGTTGATCGAGCAGCGAGGCCATCCCACCCGTTGCGTGCAAAGCAGCGACAGCAACCGCCAAGGCACCCAGCAAGGCGAGCACAAGCTGTACCAAATCCGTCATCACCACCGCCCAAAGCCCTCCAACAACCGTGTAGCTGACCACCAACACGGCAACGATGGCCAGCAGCCACACCGTGTCGGACAGGCCCAAAAAGCTCGGCTCACCTCGAACAATCCCCAACGCTTCCACCACTTTTCGCAGGGCCAGAAACGCGTAACCGATCCCAATACAGTTCACGGGTAACGCCAGGAGAAACGCCTTAATCCCGCGAAGCCATGCAGCAGCAGCACCGCCATAGCGCAATTCAGTGAAGGCCGCATCGGTTAACACGCCGCTCCGTCGCCAAAGCGGTGCAAACACCACTGCCATCGCGACGTGGGCCAGCCCGAAACTCCACCATTCCCAGTTGCCCGCCAAACCACGACTACCGACGAGCCCTGCGATGTACAGCGGCGTATCAATCGAAAAGGTGGTCGCCGCCATGGATGCGCCGGCCAACCAGCCGTTTAAACGCCGCCCTGCAACGAAATAATCCTCTTGGCCACGATTCCGGCGAGCCAGCCAAAGGCCCAACAACAATGTCAGCAGTAAGTAAAGACCAAGAAGAAGCCAGTCGACTGCAGCCATTCACCCTGCCACCAATCTCTCCAGTCTTGGACAAAAGGGGATCGATCAGGGCAGATGAAGCCTGGGGCTATGCAGATCGACATGAAATCATCACCGAACCAAACAACATCTATACGCCAGAACGATCATCAACAAATGCAGAAGATAGAGATGAAAAATATCAAATAACAATCAAACAAACAACGATCGGTTACCACGCCTTAAGTCATCTCACAAAAGCTCATTACGGCTAGGAACCTTTCAGATGTTGCCGACGCAATTGACCACAGGCAGCATTTTGATCCAAACCACGGCTTGCTCGCAGGCTGACGGCAATCCCTCGGCGCTCTAAAACCCGGCGGAAAGCCTCAATTCTCTGGGTAGTTGGGCGCTTAAATTCTTCCTCTTCAATCGGGTTATAGGCAATTAAATTGACGTGACTTTGAAAACCACCCACTCGATCAGCCAATTCAGCGGCATGCTCGGGGTGATCATTTAACTCGCCAAGCAAAATATATTCAAAGCTGACACGACGCCCTGTGAGATCTAAATAGTGTCGACAATCATCCAGCAAATCGTCATAAGGATACGCATGAGCCGTTGGAATCAACTCTT carries:
- a CDS encoding sodium:solute symporter family protein; this encodes MAATTFSIDTPLYIAGLVGSRGLAGNWEWWSFGLAHVAMAVVFAPLWRRSGVLTDAAFTELRYGGAAAAWLRGIKAFLLALPVNCIGIGYAFLALRKVVEALGIVRGEPSFLGLSDTVWLLAIVAVLVVSYTVVGGLWAVVMTDLVQLVLALLGALAVAVAALHATGGMASLLDQLQSLNRPELLSLVPWTWDEKGFTWLDGAGISVPMFTAYIAVQWWSFRRSDGGGEFIQRMLATRDEQQARLAGWVFLVVNYLIRSWLWVVVALAALVLLPEQVDLELGYPKLAIDLLPPVALGLVVVSLVAAFMSTVSTSVNWGASYLTHDLYERFVRPQAGPRELLLVGQATTVLLLVLGVITALVSNSIGAVFRLVIAIGSGPGVVLVLRWFWWRVNAAAELSAMLCGFLVGVLTSITPLVRIDDYGVRLAVITGVSAAVWLTVMLCTPPESEDVLERFVRQVRPPGPGWAHLRHRFDVTPIESFPVMLQRFVWACGLLFGGLLGTGGFLLHQQITGWCGLSVLVVSFLFLRRPALAVHPSAE